The genome window GGAACCGGGAGAAGACATAAACCCCCATTCTAACCGGGGGCAATCGTTCTTAGTAGGGTGACTAATACGTACTGATCTGAAAAGATGGAGCCATGGCGAAAGATAAAGAACAATATGTTGATCCAGGTTGGCCTCAGCATTTAGAGGAGGGCGAGCACCCCGTGACAGAGGTGGTCTCCCACGTGCCGGGCGCGACGAGCCCCTACGGTGAGGACACGAAGTTCCCTGTCGATTCCAGCGAGCTTAACTACGTTCACCCGTACACCCCTGTGAACAGGCCATTTAAGCGTTAATTCCCGCGCCGCTGCGCGGCCGAGTGCTCTAGTGTTGCTCGAGCGTGCCTCAACTGTGTGCTGGTTGCTTGCCAACGTGTCTTAGTTCCAGCGCGTCTAATGTTGGGCTCCCATAGCCTGGCTACATAAAACGAACCCCTCGGGAGATATCCACCAATGATGGTGTTTCCCGAGGGGTGCTCGTTATAAAGCGCGTCGCTTATGCAGCGCTGCGTGACGAGTGGAAGTTCTTCTCCACGGCGTCGTAAATCTTCGTAGCCTGAGCGGTGGCCTCAGCGTAACCGTTCACAGCTGCGCCAATGGCTTGATTGTAGGCACCAACGAGCTCGTCGTGATGAGCGTGGTAGTAATCCGTGATCACGGCGGGCATCGGAATGCCAGCTTTGTTGAAGGCAGCCTGGATGGCGTCGAAAACCTGGTCCAAGCTTGCGATGCTCTGCGTTGCGGCCAGGTCCGTCACAGCCTTCTGCGGGGTCGGAGCCTCGTCGGCTACGTCGGCAGGAGCCTGAGCTGCAGGTGCAGCGTTCTCGGCAGGTGCAGCCTCTTCAACAGGAGCGGCTGCGGGCTGAACGGCAGCCTGAGCACCGTTGGCGTAGGCGTTATCGCGCTGAGAAGGGGCACTGCTCAACCCGAGCTGCGCGGAGCAAGCCGGCCAGGCGTTCCAGCCCTGTTCAGCGAGGACGCGCTCGCCGACCGTGATCTGCTGCTCACGGGTTGCCTGGTTAGCAGTAGCAGCGTATTCGGTTCCGCCGTATGCAGACCAGGTGGACGGTGCGAACTGCAGACCACCCTGGAAGCCGTTGCCAGTGTTGATGCCCCAGTTGCCACCAGACTCGCACTGAGCTAAACGATCCCAATCGGAATCTGGTGCTGCCGACGCTGACGGAGCGACAGCAATGCCGCTAGCTGTGATAGCCAAGCCCGACAGGGCAACCTTGGCGCCGGTAGAAATACGGTTGGTGTTCTTGGAGTGCTGTCCCATAAAGGGGTATAACCTCTCTGTGCGATAATCGGCGTCCTTGGCGGACCGCTTCTTGACGTACTGGACGGCCACGCTACATGAAGGTTACGAAAAGGTCACATTCTGGTAGCGACTTGGAGTCGGTCGTGAGCGAGTAACATGGGTAACAGTGCAGCGTAAAGCTATATTTTGACCGAATTATTGACGAAAAGTGCCGTTAAAATGTGATTAAGAACACTATTATTCGTGCGTGCGGCAGGTAGTACTGCGCGTTTATTGACGAGTAAAAAACGTAAACCTACCTATGAAGCGTCGGGGTGGGCTAAAAGTTGTGGATCGTTTAGAATAAGGAGTTTCGCCCATCCACGCTGGGATAGTCTCGAGTTCACCCCGCGATACATGGTTAAACCGATACACGGTTACAGAGCCAGATGTAGAAGATGTAGACACACCCAGCTTATGAAATACAGAGAAAGGAAAACCCTCATGCCAATCGGAAGAGTCAAATGGTTTGATCCCGATAAGGGATTTGGGTTCGTCACCAACCCGGGCGATGACGACGTCTTCGTCGGCACCCAAGTATTGCCCGATGGCGTGGAAGAACTACACCAGGGGCAGAAAATAGAGTATGAGTTCGCTGCAGGCCGGAAAGGCCCGCAGGTGCTCAGGATTACGGATATTCAGGAGACTGGTCGGCCTCGGCGTCGCCCTTCCCATAAGTACAAGCCAGATCAGCTGCAAAGCATGATCCAGGACTTGATGACGCTGTTAGAAGGACATGTTCAGCCGAGCCTCCAAGCGGGCCGCTACCCAGGGCGGAAAGAAAGCCGCCAAGTGGCCGAGGTTCTTCGCGCTGTGGCCCGGGAACTTGATGCTTAATAATCTCGATGCCTGAGGCAGGGGGCGGTGCACCCTTCGCGTCCGTCGTGCGCCGCGCTATTTCTCCAAGCGGCCACTTATCCAGGCGCTACTCCGGGGAAATAGCCCACACCATGGTGTAGGCATCCTCGTCATCGGACGAATCAGAACCGTGAGATTTATCGCCCAAAAGAACGGCGTGGACCTCAGCGACTTTCAGTCGGGAACCATCTTTACTTCCATCGATGGTGACCGACTTTTTGTCTTTCGCCTTGTAAACGGACTCGTAATTCTTGGC of Corynebacterium kroppenstedtii DSM 44385 contains these proteins:
- a CDS encoding resuscitation-promoting factor Rpf1 domain-containing protein — its product is MGQHSKNTNRISTGAKVALSGLAITASGIAVAPSASAAPDSDWDRLAQCESGGNWGINTGNGFQGGLQFAPSTWSAYGGTEYAATANQATREQQITVGERVLAEQGWNAWPACSAQLGLSSAPSQRDNAYANGAQAAVQPAAAPVEEAAPAENAAPAAQAPADVADEAPTPQKAVTDLAATQSIASLDQVFDAIQAAFNKAGIPMPAVITDYYHAHHDELVGAYNQAIGAAVNGYAEATAQATKIYDAVEKNFHSSRSAA
- a CDS encoding cold-shock protein gives rise to the protein MPIGRVKWFDPDKGFGFVTNPGDDDVFVGTQVLPDGVEELHQGQKIEYEFAAGRKGPQVLRITDIQETGRPRRRPSHKYKPDQLQSMIQDLMTLLEGHVQPSLQAGRYPGRKESRQVAEVLRAVARELDA